In Triticum urartu cultivar G1812 chromosome 6, Tu2.1, whole genome shotgun sequence, the following proteins share a genomic window:
- the LOC125516301 gene encoding heavy metal-associated isoprenylated plant protein 27-like: MGILDAVSDMCACPTVRTRRHIKKRPQLETVEMKVRIDCEGCERRIRKAVDGIRGVTGVEVLPKQNKVAVTGYIDDPAKLMRRVARKTGKKVEPWPYVPYDVVPHPYAPGAYDKKAPPGYVRNVVADPDAAPLARASSTEVKYTSAFSDENPNAACAVM, from the coding sequence ATGGGCATCCTGGACGCGGTGTCGGACATGTGCGCGTGCCCGACGGTGCGCACGCGGCGGCACATCAAGAAGCGGCCGCAGCTGGAGACGGTGGAGATGAAGGTGCGGATCGACTGCGAGGGCTGCGAGCGCCGCATCCGTAAGGCCGTCGACGGCATCCGCGGGGTCACCGGCGTCGAGGTGCTCCCCAAGCAGAACAAGGTGGCCGTCACCGGGTACATCGACGACCCGGCCAAGCTGATGCGGCGGGTGGCGCGCAAGACCGGCAAGAAGGTGGAGCCGTGGCCGTACGTGCCCTACGACGTGGTGCCGCACCCCTACGCCCCCGGCGCCTACGACAAGAAGGCGCCTCCCGGCTACGTCCGGAACGTCGTCGCCGACCCCGACGCCGCGCCGCTCGCCAGGGCCTCCTCCACCGAGGTCAAGTACACCTCCGCCTTCTCCGACGAGAACCCCAACGCGGCATGCGCCGTCATGTAG